One window of the Salvia splendens isolate huo1 chromosome 1, SspV2, whole genome shotgun sequence genome contains the following:
- the LOC121804117 gene encoding serine/threonine-protein phosphatase 7 long form homolog has translation MSRYGPEDPSVLHYQYSHISRKAWAGEETTSFNIRRFEGHFWEIDNHHRGVIDYVCRFGLGGVLFCGKALDVDHALITALVERWRPETHTFHLPVGETTITLQDVQVLWALRVDGVPFTGNGFCETGWRGLCEELLGFYPLQNEMKESGILASALIHRMMIEPLEDGLEDEAYIQRARMIVLVLLGGLILPDSSGCKIPLMWLTQLRDVEAASMISWASAALATLYHNLCEASMCKRTDIGGPTVLLQLWVWERMPTLRQDFVSARIHTNNTPCALMWTGSYMINRAPKHSVRHYREQLSLLQNSQFIWMPYVDRQLPDSCLEMNNSWRSVTYMVCWAIVEAHEPERVVRQFGGTPFIPELRDWGFNENHFKTNRRGKAKTNWAVQNKAYIQHWERRSQFVTNHYMEPLADHVQVMRTRQYMEWYFKITITYITQPGRLPEVGMNTVASSSTLQAETLARVFHMSRGFDPANAVGLLHEINSLALNCLTECSESERTVIPSTQRTDVDMSRGFIRRARGVGQRGVRTGGHGYSRHFRMSQDMPGSLQAGNEENVNSDDNIDLDTLIDNFAAEPEMQHPPALDPSSWFPTWSDAPQSSWVTPFDRVGLPWQPTTQDSFFSGVHIVHSPTNEELDDDAADDDDDDVDDALESFAQLERPRSSAYIERPTRREHIDPPRSSVQVDRPSSSAHTAPPDKERSRPSLSQTIMGMFPRRRSSRDNRGKGPIKYTPSSFK, from the exons aTGTCGCGATATGGACCAGAAGATCCTTCTGTATTGCATTATCAGTACAGTCATATATCACGCAAGGCGTGGGCAGGCGAGGAAACAACCTCTTTCAATATTCGGCGCTTTGAGGGACATTTCTGGGAAATCGATAATCATCACAGAGGCGTGATTGATTATGTCTGTAGATTTGGTTTAGGTGGAGTTCTTTTCTGTGGTAAGGCTCTGGATGTAGATCATGCTTTGATCACAGCATTGGTTgagcgttggaggccagagacacaTACATTCCATCTTCCCGTAGGGGAAACTACCATTACATTACAAGACGTTCAAGTATTATGGGCTTTACGTGTAGATGGAGTACCCTTCACAGGAAATGGGTTTTGTGAAACTGGGTGGAGGGGTTTATGTGAAGAGCTCTTGGGCTTCTATCCCCTTCAAAACGAGATGAAGGAAAGCGGTATCTTGGCATCCGCGCTAATACATAGGATGATGATTGAACCGTTAGAAGATGGTCTCGAAGACGAAGCCTACATTCAACGGGCACGTATGATTGTGCTTGTGCTATTGGGAGGGTTGATATTACCCGACAGCTCAGGGTGTAAGATACCTCTCATGTGGTTGACCCAACTTCGAGATGTAGAGGCTGCCTCTATGATTAGTTGGGCGAGTGCTGCACTTGCTACATTATACCATAATCTTTGTGAGGCGTCCATGTGCAAAAGGACAGACATTGGAGGTCCGACAGTGCTCCTACAGCTTTGGGTGTGGGAGAGAATGCCCACTTTGAGACAGGATTTTGTATCGGCACGTATACATACAAACAACACTCCTTGTGCATTAAT GTGGACTGGCTCCTATATGATAAACAGAGCCCCCAAACATTCTGTCCGACATTATCGTGAACAGTTATCTTTACTCCAAAATAGCCAG tttatttggatgcCCTACGTGGACCGTCAATTGCCAGACTCCTGCCTCGAGATGAACAACAGTTGGAGATCTGTGACGTACATGGTTTGTTGGGCTATTGTCGAAGCACATGAGCCTGAGCGCGTGGTTAGACAATTTGGAGGCACGCCGTTCATCCCGGAATTGCGTGATTGGGGTTTCAATGAAAATCACTTCAAAACCAATCGTCGTGGAAAGGCTAAGACGAACTGGGCTGTGCAGAACAAGGCCTACATCCAACATTGGGAGAGAAGGTCGCAGTTTGTTACTAATCATTACATGGAGCCTCTTGCAGACCACGTGCAGGTGATGAGAACTCGACAATACATGGAGTGGTATTTTAAAATTACCATTACATATATCACGCAGCCGGGTAGGCTTCCAGAAGTAGGGATGAACACTGTTGCATCATCATCTACACTCCAA GCGGAGACATTGGCACGTGTATTTCATATGTCGCGCGGTTTTGACCCAGCAAACGCCGTAGGATTGTTGCATGAGATTAACAGTCTTGCTCTTAACTGCCTCACCGAGTGCAGTGAGAGTGAACGCACAGTCATACCTTCCACACAGCGCACTGATGTGGATATGTCCCGGGGGTTTATCCGGAGAGCTCGCGGTGTTGGTCAGAGAGGTGTCCGAACAGGCGGGCATGGTTATTCACGGCATTTCAGAATGTCCCAAGACATGCCAGGGTCCTTACAAGCCggaaatgaagaaaatgttaATTCGGATGACAACATAGATTTGGATACATTAATCGACAATTTTGCTGCTGAGCCCGAAATGCAACATCCACCGGCACTTGATCCCTCTAGTTGGTTTCCTACCTGGTCGGACGCGCCACAGTCTAGTTGGGTGACTCCCTTTGATAGAGTTGGGCTACCATGGCAGCCTACTACACAGGATTCATTCTTCTCAGGTGTCCATATCGTGCACTCTCCAACAAATGAGGAATTGGATGATGATGcggctgatgatgatgatgacgatgtTGATGATGCTCTTGAGAGTTTTGCACAATTGGAGCGTCCCAGAAGTAGTGCCTACATAGAGCGCCCCACGAGGAGAGAACATATTGACCCTCCTAGGAGTAGTGTACAAGTTGATCGCCCTAGTAGTAGTGCACATACGGCCCCTCCCGACAAGGAACGCTCCAGGCCAAGTTTGTCTCAGACAATTATGGGCATGTTCCCACGTAGAAGGTCTAGCCGTGACAACAGAGGAAAAGGTCCGATTAAATATACACCATCGTCATTTAAGTAG